The segment CCGCTTTAAGCATATCAATGACACCCACGGCCACGATTACGGCGATGAGGTGTTGCGGCGTACCACCCAGGCGGTCGGCACCAGTCTGCGGCGCGGGACGTTGTTCGGCCGTTGGGGCGGTGAAGAATTTCTGGTGATCCTGCCGGGGACGGCCACTGCTGAGGCGCAGGGCGTGGCCGAGCGGCTTCGTCAGGCGGTGGCCGCCATGCAGTACGACCGTCCTATTCACATGACGGTGAGCCTGGGCGTCGCGCAGGCCCAGCTGGGCGAGCGGCCCGAAACGCTGCTCAAGCGGGCGGATGACGCGCTGTACGCTGCCAAACACGCCGGGCGCAATCAGGTGCACGCGGCCTGAACTGGCCGCAAGTCAGACAGAGGGCAGGGGTAGCCACTGACCACGTTTGGAACGCTTGTCGTGACTGTGCTGCCGTAACCAGATCGGGGAGGCTGACCCACTGTGACCGGCCTAAAGCGCTCGCGCCAGCGGTTCCCAATCACCATCACTCAGCATGCCGAACGTGGTGTCTCACCGCTTTCCCTACACCTGTGCGCCAATCGTGTCGTGATTGATTCCTGCCGAGTTGAGCAAGACATCAAGCCCAGGGAGCAGTCGGTCTGCGAGGCAAATGTACCGGACTCGCTGACGTCTCCTGACGTTTCAGTCTGACAAACCACGGCTGCGATGGCGAGCCTTCCTCTCGACTTCACCCCGTCCAGTTTTTGGGGGCACGCCAAGTTGACCTGACACCCACCGAGAGTCCACCACCTCACACAACCTTCAGAGCTACACGTCGCTGCTTGGCAGTGTGAAGTGAAAGGTTGTCCCCTCGCCTTCAACGGAAGTCACCCAAGTCCGCCCCCCATGCTCTTCGACAATTTTGCGGACAATGGCTAGACCCAGACCCGATCCCGCGTACTCTATGGTGCCGTGCACCTGTTGAAACAAGCCAAAGACCGTTTCAAAGTGCTCAGGGGCAATCCCAATGCCGTTGTCCCTCACTTGAAAATGCACCCAGACCCCATCCGACCTAGCAGAGATGTCCACTTCAGGCGTTCGGCCCGGCGGTTGAAATTTGATGGCATTGCCCACCAGATTCTGCAATACCTGCTGCAACTGGGTGCCGTCTCCCTGCACCGCTGGTAAGGGCCCCACAATCAGCCGCGCACTTTTCTCCTGGAAGGTGGCGCTCAGGTTGTCGGCGACTCGCTGCATGAGTTGTTCCGGATCCAAGGTCGTGATGGTGCGGTGCCGTCCAACGCGGGAGTAGGCCAACAGATCGTCAATCAATGCGTCCATGCGTGCGGCGGCCTCCACAGTGAAGGCGATGTACTTGTTGCCCTTCTCGTCCAGCTGCCCTGCGTACCGCCGCTCCAGCAACTGCAGAAAACTCGTGATGGTACGAAGGGGCGCTTTCAGGTCGTGTGAGGCGACCGCTGCGAAATGTTCGAGATCCGCATTGCTGCGCTGAAGTTCGGCGTTCACCCGGCGGATCTCTTGCTCCGCCAACCGCCGCTCAGTCACGTCCTGCATGGCGACCACAGCGCCCACTTTTTCGCCGGTTGCACTGTACATGGGGTTGCCGTTCGCGTTGACCCAACGTCTCGCTCCCTGTGCCGGTGCAATCACCATCGCTTGGTCACGAACCTGCTGGCCCTGAAATGCCCGAACCAGAGGGATTTCCTCGGTGGGTAGAGGCGTAACCCCATCGTCCCGGTAAAGACTGTAATGCGCGGCCCAGTCGACTGCAGGCAGCGCCGCTTCCGGTGGCAGGCCGTGGAATTGACGCGTTACATCGTTAAAGACCGACAGTTGACCCTGTGCGTCACAGGCCACGATTCCTTCGGTAAGACTCTCCAGCAACGTGCGCAGGAAACCGCGCTCCTGTTCCAGTTCAGTGGTGCGCTGCCCGATTCTGACTTCGAGGTCTGCATTCAGCCGAAGCAGTTCAGCTTCAGCCTGCTTAAGGGCGGTGATGTCAGACATGGTGACCACCAGGTAGGCCACCGCTCCATCCTCTTGGTGGACGGCTGAGACGCTGGAGTTCGACCAGACCACCGACCCATCTGGTCGGAGGTAGCGCTTCTCCACGGTCACCGCCTCCACCTCACCCTTGAGCAGGCGCTGAATGGCGCGTGCCGTGAGTTGTCGGTCATCGGGATGCGTGACGCCTTCGATATGCCCCCCGATCAGAGCCTCACGGCTATATCCCAGGAATGCCGT is part of the Deinococcus sp. QL22 genome and harbors:
- a CDS encoding PAS domain S-box protein — its product is MTCLPGTAGVWLVTLISAPRRGQLDLQRESHALETLNRIQHTISAELDLEKVVQAVTDAGVELTGAQFGAFFYTINTHQGEPMTLYTLSGAPREAFAQYPLPRMTQVFGPTFRNERVVRSDDITQDARYAHNAPYHGMPAGHLPVRSYLAVPVVASNGQVIGGFFFGHEHAGVFGEQSEQLAVSLAAQAAVAFQNAQLYRSARLSELRFRSLVEATSQMVWTCAPTGEFVTPQADWQRFTGQTEQEALGWGWLEAVHPDDQEHTRQAWRQAAELQRPYQVECRVRRSDGAYRFMQARATPVQTGGGSVNEWIGVHEDITERRDAEQQLRDREARYQALVEHAVVGVSRLTPEGICLDINPAGTAFLGYSREALIGGHIEGVTHPDDRQLTARAIQRLLKGEVEAVTVEKRYLRPDGSVVWSNSSVSAVHQEDGAVAYLVVTMSDITALKQAEAELLRLNADLEVRIGQRTTELEQERGFLRTLLESLTEGIVACDAQGQLSVFNDVTRQFHGLPPEAALPAVDWAAHYSLYRDDGVTPLPTEEIPLVRAFQGQQVRDQAMVIAPAQGARRWVNANGNPMYSATGEKVGAVVAMQDVTERRLAEQEIRRVNAELQRSNADLEHFAAVASHDLKAPLRTITSFLQLLERRYAGQLDEKGNKYIAFTVEAAARMDALIDDLLAYSRVGRHRTITTLDPEQLMQRVADNLSATFQEKSARLIVGPLPAVQGDGTQLQQVLQNLVGNAIKFQPPGRTPEVDISARSDGVWVHFQVRDNGIGIAPEHFETVFGLFQQVHGTIEYAGSGLGLAIVRKIVEEHGGRTWVTSVEGEGTTFHFTLPSSDV